From the genome of Thermogutta terrifontis, one region includes:
- a CDS encoding helix-turn-helix domain-containing protein: MARAPTIHLSPEEARQLQGIVRARSSPQAAVFRARIILRCAQPDDPTNLQVAVELGCHPDTLCKWRGRFARLRLDGLQDLPRSGRPRTFSP, from the coding sequence ATGGCTCGAGCCCCTACGATCCATCTTTCCCCAGAGGAGGCCCGCCAGCTGCAAGGCATCGTGCGGGCACGATCTTCGCCACAAGCGGCGGTGTTTCGCGCACGGATCATCCTTCGCTGTGCCCAGCCGGACGATCCGACCAACTTGCAGGTGGCCGTGGAGTTGGGTTGCCATCCCGACACGCTTTGTAAATGGCGGGGTCGCTTCGCGCGGCTCCGCCTGGATGGTTTGCAGGATTTGCCTCGTTCCGGTCGGCCGAGGACTTTTTCCCCCTGA
- a CDS encoding protein kinase domain-containing protein — translation MGSSSGSGGKTGTRGGPRLLLRFSLPGLPTDEVYVARKLTIGRTPDNVFVIPEDAVDRHHAIVDFSEEQGQFVVRCLQRDGYLETGGQQVQELVLQPGVRFRIGSGEFECLASPEVTSSREERNWSVCPHCRSERCGELALGTGSCPSCQQEVMVVQDGLGRRVILPCRVGPCRLVRLVGQGGMTWVFEGQVDGQSEPVAIKILMPHLLNDDAALQRFKRESEILRQVRHPRVLRRLGQGRWKGLPCVLTPLMAQGSLRAVLDELRRQKQVCHFEVALRWFLDVMAGLEVLHQLGLVHRDLKPSNILLDGASRAVVGDLGIVRRLGQETASLTATGAALGTYHYMAPEQWENPESVDQRADLYALGVTFYELLTGRLPTGRWQAPSQMNRTVPAAFDRILERLLEPWPERRFDSVASLRQALLENGLIRPADAAEETPGPQADDRPASPHSPPTPPLVPKFVFTAADRQEESASSSAQATRPGGTTSLPDLPVKHSAMPSLSPSGTHWIPVPNEAIAQESRRSGLYAVIAVGLGVLVLVGVVLVVTKRPPSGRIPSRDMPYTPDTPPEVGPTTPFGVKGDVALTSDRPPAVGPTSPSFPRVVVTTSSGYVTSVAFSPNGRQVLTGSWDGTARVWDAATGKELRQFEGHTGWVLSVAFSPDGRQVLTGSGNPFERTSDNTARLWDAATGQELRRFEGHTDPVTSVAFSPDGRQVLTGSGDNTARLWDAATGKELRRFEGHTEAVLSVAVSPDGRQVLTGSADKTARLWDAATGKELRRFEGHILPVLSVAFSPDGRQVLTGSADKTARLWDAATGKELRRFEGHTDWVTSVAFSPDGRQVLTGSRDNTARLWDAATGEELRRFEGHILPVLSVAFSPDGRQVLTGSGDNTARLWDAATGKELRRFEGHTDPVTSVAFSPDGRQVLTGSRDNTARLWDAATGKELRRFEGHTDAVWPVAFSPDGRQVLTGAGHFVGVAPDNTARLWDVTTGHELRRFEGHTDMVSSVAFRPDGRQILTGSQDGTARLWDVATGRELCRFYGFTDGHWLVLTPEGYFDTDIIDPIELPVTYYDPVTGQDLPMEEVIRRYHRPDLVRVKLGG, via the coding sequence ATGGGCAGTTCCAGCGGTTCTGGTGGAAAAACGGGGACACGCGGTGGTCCGCGGCTTCTCTTGCGCTTTTCCTTACCCGGTCTTCCCACCGATGAAGTGTACGTCGCGCGGAAGCTGACGATCGGGCGGACGCCCGATAACGTCTTTGTGATTCCGGAAGACGCCGTGGACCGGCATCATGCCATCGTCGATTTTAGCGAGGAGCAAGGCCAGTTTGTCGTTCGTTGTCTGCAGCGGGACGGTTATTTGGAGACTGGCGGCCAGCAAGTGCAGGAGCTGGTGCTCCAACCGGGAGTCCGCTTCCGAATTGGCTCCGGCGAGTTTGAATGTCTGGCATCGCCAGAAGTGACATCCTCGAGGGAAGAGCGGAACTGGTCCGTTTGCCCACATTGCCGCTCCGAAAGATGTGGGGAATTGGCACTGGGAACGGGAAGTTGCCCATCCTGTCAGCAAGAGGTCATGGTGGTGCAGGATGGGCTGGGTCGGCGGGTGATCCTTCCTTGTCGGGTGGGGCCCTGCCGACTAGTGCGGTTGGTGGGTCAGGGCGGAATGACGTGGGTGTTCGAGGGCCAGGTGGATGGCCAGAGCGAACCGGTGGCGATCAAGATTTTGATGCCGCATTTACTGAACGACGATGCGGCCCTGCAACGCTTCAAGCGCGAGTCGGAAATCCTCCGTCAGGTGCGGCATCCTCGGGTCTTGCGGCGGCTCGGGCAGGGGCGGTGGAAGGGGTTGCCCTGTGTTCTGACGCCGCTCATGGCGCAAGGCAGTTTGCGTGCGGTGCTGGACGAGTTGAGGCGGCAAAAGCAGGTCTGCCATTTTGAGGTCGCCTTGCGATGGTTTTTGGATGTGATGGCGGGGTTGGAGGTCCTGCATCAGTTGGGCCTCGTGCATCGAGACCTGAAGCCTTCCAACATCTTGCTGGATGGGGCCAGTCGCGCGGTGGTCGGGGATTTGGGAATCGTCCGGCGATTGGGCCAGGAGACGGCCTCTTTGACGGCGACGGGTGCAGCCCTGGGCACCTACCATTACATGGCGCCTGAGCAATGGGAGAACCCGGAAAGTGTGGACCAGCGAGCTGATTTATATGCCCTGGGGGTCACGTTCTACGAACTGTTGACAGGTCGGTTGCCGACGGGTCGCTGGCAGGCCCCCTCTCAGATGAACCGTACTGTGCCGGCGGCGTTTGATCGGATTCTGGAGCGCCTGCTGGAGCCCTGGCCGGAGCGGCGTTTCGACTCGGTGGCGAGTCTGCGGCAGGCCCTCCTGGAGAACGGACTGATAAGACCAGCGGACGCGGCAGAGGAGACTCCTGGCCCACAGGCAGACGACCGTCCGGCGAGTCCTCATTCCCCGCCCACGCCACCTCTGGTGCCGAAATTCGTTTTCACAGCGGCCGACCGCCAGGAGGAATCTGCCTCCAGCTCAGCTCAGGCAACACGTCCTGGGGGCACCACGTCGCTCCCCGATTTGCCTGTCAAACACAGTGCCATGCCATCACTTTCACCTTCAGGCACGCACTGGATTCCTGTACCGAATGAAGCGATTGCCCAAGAATCTCGCCGGTCGGGCCTCTATGCAGTCATTGCAGTTGGACTGGGTGTTTTGGTCCTTGTGGGCGTCGTGCTCGTTGTGACAAAAAGGCCTCCGTCAGGACGCATCCCCAGCAGGGATATGCCCTATACACCTGATACGCCGCCGGAAGTTGGCCCGACGACGCCTTTTGGCGTTAAGGGGGACGTGGCCTTAACTTCTGATAGGCCCCCGGCAGTTGGGCCCACATCACCTTCTTTTCCAAGGGTGGTTGTCACCACAAGCTCAGGGTATGTCACGTCCGTGGCCTTCAGTCCGAACGGTCGGCAGGTCCTCACGGGGTCGTGGGATGGCACGGCCCGGGTGTGGGATGCGGCCACGGGGAAAGAATTGCGGCAGTTCGAAGGCCACACCGGTTGGGTTTTGTCCGTGGCCTTTAGTCCGGACGGGCGGCAGGTCCTCACGGGGTCCGGTAATCCTTTTGAACGAACCTCCGATAATACGGCCCGGCTATGGGATGCGGCCACGGGGCAGGAGTTGCGGCGGTTCGAAGGCCACACTGACCCGGTCACGTCCGTGGCCTTCAGTCCGGACGGGCGGCAGGTCCTCACGGGGTCGGGTGACAATACGGCCCGGCTGTGGGATGCGGCCACGGGGAAAGAATTGCGGCGCTTCGAAGGGCACACTGAGGCGGTCTTGTCCGTGGCCGTCAGTCCGGACGGGCGGCAGGTCCTCACGGGGTCGGCGGACAAGACGGCCCGGCTGTGGGATGCGGCCACGGGGAAAGAATTGCGGCGGTTCGAAGGGCACATTTTGCCGGTCTTGTCCGTGGCCTTCAGTCCGGACGGGCGGCAGGTCCTCACGGGGTCGGCGGACAAGACGGCCCGGCTGTGGGATGCGGCCACGGGGAAAGAATTGCGGCGGTTCGAAGGCCACACTGACTGGGTCACTTCCGTGGCCTTCAGTCCGGACGGTCGGCAGGTCCTCACGGGGTCGCGGGACAATACGGCCCGGCTGTGGGATGCCGCCACGGGGGAAGAATTGCGGCGGTTCGAAGGGCACATTTTGCCGGTCTTGTCCGTGGCCTTCAGTCCGGACGGGCGGCAGGTCCTCACGGGGTCGGGTGACAATACGGCCCGGCTGTGGGATGCGGCCACGGGGAAAGAATTGCGGCGGTTCGAAGGCCACACTGACCCGGTCACGTCCGTGGCCTTCAGTCCGGACGGGCGGCAGGTCCTCACGGGGTCGCGGGACAATACGGCCCGGCTGTGGGATGCGGCCACGGGGAAAGAATTGCGGCGGTTCGAAGGGCACACTGACGCGGTCTGGCCTGTGGCCTTCAGTCCGGATGGTCGGCAGGTCCTCACGGGGGCCGGTCATTTCGTTGGAGTAGCCCCGGACAACACAGCCCGGCTGTGGGATGTCACGACAGGGCATGAGTTGCGGCGGTTTGAAGGCCACACTGACATGGTCTCGTCTGTGGCCTTCCGTCCGGATGGGCGGCAGATTCTCACCGGTTCGCAGGATGGCACGGCCCGGCTGTGGGATGTCGCCACGGGGCGGGAGCTGTGCCGGTTTTATGGGTTCACCGACGGCCACTGGCTGGTCCTGACGCCGGAGGGGTATTTCGATACGGACATCATCGACCCGATTGAGTTGCCCGTGACCTATTATGACCCTGTGACGGGCCAGGATTTGCCGATGGAGGAGGTCATCCGGCGTTACCACAGGCCGGACTTGGTTCGGGTTAAGCTGGGCGGTTAG
- a CDS encoding ATP-binding cassette domain-containing protein, which yields MSKLEPNPGFVPLSGLPLQVGRGTQADLCLTEPTVSRQHAVLEVRDGRLLVRDLESRFGTFVNGLRIRERQLRPGDRVRFGEVVTYAVEESGLRLVPAESAGLSVRGLEVKVANRVLVSFGGWRWSLASGQVAGILGPSGAGKTMLLRTLGGIRPPSSGIIACGDLPDVWKDIDSYRRRLAFIPQDDVVNPLLTVRENIALTCELRLADKLPAPERQRRVEAALELFGLKEHAEKLARYLSGGQRKRTSVAMEWIRRPELFLLDEPTAGLDPANEARLMENLVVVARQGATVICTTHLMENIYLLDSVLVLGVFERQGRVAYAGPPDALLPTLGCRNFADLYERLERGEFEPLGGAGRESSNEDGQGSPAGASPEEIEELGTNTGTRRLALRKLAIPPTREVDPLSVRVVAQRTALGIWRDRWMRWMTIGQPAILAVVVALTQFSPGKIFGLLFFTTVVACWLGMNNSIRDLVRDRRAYIRDRLGGLAPGSYLLAKWLYGLIGLAQLVFFLVLLRLLLPSVLPENLRDEVTQRSLVAWLGGLWLAYLGGLGLAFVISTVVGSEEAAVAWLPILILPQILFSSTATGVSILQYTDARPFRPLIVTLRYPFTAAQEASEKRERLKRIEVLVDSISLALVCRPAVLVVERPKVSGFGPHIWLGDLCHLLFLIVIHGLMLWVVFLNQERRWPALVGY from the coding sequence ATGTCGAAGCTGGAACCGAATCCCGGCTTTGTGCCACTGAGTGGTCTTCCGCTTCAGGTTGGTCGCGGAACTCAGGCGGATCTCTGTCTCACCGAACCGACAGTCTCGCGGCAACACGCCGTGCTTGAAGTGCGGGATGGCCGATTGCTTGTCCGCGACCTGGAGAGCCGGTTTGGGACATTTGTGAACGGTTTGCGAATTCGGGAACGGCAACTCAGGCCTGGGGATCGCGTCCGATTTGGGGAGGTGGTGACGTATGCCGTGGAGGAAAGCGGTTTACGTTTGGTGCCGGCGGAATCCGCGGGGCTGTCCGTCAGAGGTTTGGAGGTGAAAGTCGCAAACCGGGTGCTGGTGAGTTTTGGCGGTTGGAGATGGTCGTTGGCGTCGGGACAGGTCGCGGGGATTTTGGGGCCAAGTGGAGCCGGGAAGACGATGCTTTTGCGGACGCTGGGCGGGATCCGGCCGCCGAGCTCCGGGATCATCGCCTGCGGGGACCTGCCCGATGTCTGGAAGGATATCGACAGTTATCGGCGCCGCCTTGCTTTTATTCCGCAGGACGATGTCGTTAATCCCTTGCTGACGGTGCGCGAAAACATAGCCCTAACTTGCGAGCTGCGTTTGGCCGACAAGCTACCTGCACCGGAGCGGCAGCGTCGTGTGGAGGCGGCCCTGGAACTCTTCGGTTTGAAGGAGCACGCCGAGAAGTTGGCTCGATATTTGAGCGGCGGCCAGCGAAAGCGGACGAGCGTGGCCATGGAGTGGATCCGCCGGCCGGAACTGTTCCTGCTGGATGAACCGACGGCAGGGCTTGACCCCGCCAATGAGGCCCGGCTGATGGAAAATCTCGTGGTGGTGGCCCGCCAGGGCGCTACGGTGATTTGCACCACTCATCTGATGGAGAACATCTATCTTTTGGACTCGGTTTTGGTCCTCGGCGTGTTCGAGCGGCAGGGCAGAGTAGCCTACGCCGGACCGCCTGACGCTCTTTTACCGACTCTCGGCTGCCGGAATTTTGCCGATCTTTACGAGCGACTGGAACGGGGAGAGTTTGAGCCATTGGGCGGAGCCGGGCGAGAATCGTCCAATGAGGACGGACAGGGATCTCCTGCCGGCGCGTCCCCCGAGGAGATCGAGGAACTCGGCACCAACACAGGAACGCGTCGCTTGGCCTTACGCAAGTTGGCGATTCCGCCCACGCGTGAGGTCGATCCTTTGTCGGTCAGGGTGGTCGCGCAGCGAACGGCCTTGGGCATTTGGCGGGATAGGTGGATGCGCTGGATGACAATCGGTCAACCAGCGATTCTCGCGGTGGTTGTGGCCCTGACGCAGTTCAGTCCCGGCAAAATTTTTGGATTGCTCTTTTTCACAACTGTGGTGGCCTGCTGGCTGGGAATGAACAATTCGATCCGCGATCTCGTGCGAGACCGCCGGGCTTATATCCGCGATCGATTGGGAGGACTGGCTCCCGGTAGCTATTTATTGGCAAAGTGGCTGTACGGTCTGATTGGGCTGGCACAACTCGTATTTTTTCTGGTCTTGTTGAGGCTTCTCTTACCTTCGGTCCTCCCCGAGAATCTGAGAGACGAGGTGACCCAACGATCCCTGGTTGCCTGGTTAGGGGGCCTCTGGCTGGCGTATCTGGGAGGTCTCGGGTTGGCATTCGTTATCTCGACTGTGGTGGGAAGCGAGGAGGCTGCCGTGGCATGGTTGCCGATTTTGATCCTCCCCCAGATCCTCTTTAGTAGCACGGCGACAGGCGTCAGTATTTTGCAGTATACGGATGCTCGCCCTTTCCGCCCGCTGATAGTGACCCTGCGTTATCCATTCACGGCGGCTCAAGAGGCGTCTGAAAAACGGGAGCGTCTCAAACGGATCGAAGTATTGGTGGACAGTATATCTCTGGCACTCGTGTGCCGTCCAGCGGTTCTGGTCGTAGAACGACCAAAAGTCAGTGGTTTTGGACCACATATTTGGCTGGGCGATTTGTGCCATCTCCTTTTCCTCATCGTGATTCACGGATTGATGCTGTGGGTTGTGTTCCTGAATCAGGAGCGGCGCTGGCCGGCATTGGTCGGATACTGA
- a CDS encoding glycosyl hydrolase family 28 protein: MKWMIFSFVVVILARSTYGEVVVYPAPPDERLSDDYNVSVAGQSVPVYTARTLDPPFAGKQWDYGGPYSFANFDTDEAVEVRITSPRNLANTVIRPTYPDVTMRVVNEHEVIISLPGPRKISVEPEGKRGPLLLFANPPEKDRPKPDDPNVVYFGPGVHKPEKIVLGSQQTLYLAGGAVVKGGVLAQGDHIRIMGRGILDGSDWEWRKGPTPTVISIRGSDVEVSGITVRGASHWTIVPVHSQRVTIRNVKICGGRVQNDDGINPCNSQDVLITDCFIRSDDDCVAMKGLEFVEGNNNVERVRVENCILWCDRARIFLLGHESRAPFMRDITLTNLDIIHFSMTPFLFEPGEDMRLENVVVDNVRIHGEGQAELIRLRPVVNQYMRKKTPGFVSNVTFRNVTVYGAPGPYRVQLHGADAEHNVKDVTFENVVILGERLDKESNRLEIGNHVEAVKFQ; this comes from the coding sequence ATGAAGTGGATGATTTTCTCATTCGTGGTTGTGATACTGGCACGTTCAACTTATGGTGAGGTGGTGGTCTATCCCGCTCCGCCTGACGAAAGGCTTTCGGACGACTACAACGTTTCTGTCGCGGGGCAGAGCGTGCCCGTTTACACTGCCCGAACCTTAGATCCACCCTTTGCCGGCAAACAGTGGGACTATGGTGGACCGTACTCGTTTGCCAATTTCGATACTGACGAAGCGGTGGAGGTGAGAATTACGTCACCAAGAAACCTCGCAAACACCGTCATTCGTCCTACCTACCCCGACGTGACAATGCGGGTGGTTAATGAGCATGAGGTCATCATAAGCCTTCCCGGACCGCGCAAGATCAGCGTGGAACCTGAAGGTAAACGGGGGCCGTTACTTCTCTTCGCTAATCCGCCTGAAAAAGATCGGCCCAAGCCAGACGATCCAAATGTGGTCTATTTTGGGCCGGGTGTCCACAAACCCGAAAAGATTGTTCTCGGAAGTCAGCAGACTCTTTATCTGGCAGGTGGCGCGGTCGTTAAAGGTGGTGTGTTGGCACAAGGTGACCACATCCGAATCATGGGGCGAGGAATCCTCGACGGGTCCGACTGGGAATGGCGAAAAGGCCCAACGCCCACGGTTATCTCCATCCGCGGTTCGGACGTTGAAGTGAGCGGGATTACTGTCCGAGGTGCGTCCCATTGGACGATCGTTCCGGTCCACAGTCAGCGAGTCACGATTCGCAACGTCAAGATCTGTGGTGGTCGTGTTCAAAATGATGACGGGATCAACCCCTGCAACTCCCAGGATGTGTTGATCACGGACTGTTTCATCCGCAGCGACGATGACTGTGTTGCTATGAAGGGATTGGAATTTGTGGAAGGTAACAACAATGTGGAACGTGTCCGGGTAGAAAACTGCATTCTGTGGTGTGATCGGGCGAGGATTTTCCTGCTTGGCCACGAAAGCCGGGCTCCTTTCATGCGCGACATCACCCTCACAAACTTGGACATTATCCATTTTTCCATGACGCCTTTCTTGTTTGAGCCGGGTGAGGACATGCGTCTGGAGAATGTCGTTGTGGATAACGTTCGAATTCACGGAGAGGGGCAAGCAGAATTGATCCGTCTTCGTCCTGTCGTCAATCAGTATATGCGGAAGAAGACACCCGGGTTTGTCAGCAACGTCACATTCCGAAATGTCACGGTCTACGGTGCCCCCGGCCCCTATCGCGTGCAACTTCACGGAGCGGATGCCGAACACAATGTGAAGGATGTGACATTCGAAAACGTTGTCATCCTCGGCGAGAGACTCGACAAGGAATCAAACCGGTTGGAAATAGGAAACCATGTTGAGGCTGTCAAGTTCCAATGA
- the tsaA gene encoding tRNA (N6-threonylcarbamoyladenosine(37)-N6)-methyltransferase TrmO, with amino-acid sequence MKRAVIMKFLAVALFVQTCWSVEGLTNAEEPKFVVYPIGHVEKTEGRCRIILDKKYQPGLLGLEKWSHIQVLWWFDKNDTPEKRSILQVHPRGNPNNPLTGVFACRAPVRPNLIGLTLCKILRVEENVVEIEDIDAFDGTPVLDLKPFTPGLDTGKDVRVPEWAGPPAPRG; translated from the coding sequence ATGAAACGCGCGGTCATCATGAAGTTTCTTGCCGTTGCCCTGTTCGTGCAAACATGTTGGTCAGTTGAAGGGCTAACGAACGCTGAAGAGCCCAAGTTTGTCGTGTACCCGATTGGCCACGTGGAAAAAACCGAGGGCCGATGCCGCATCATTCTCGACAAGAAATACCAGCCCGGTTTATTAGGTCTGGAAAAGTGGTCTCACATCCAGGTGCTTTGGTGGTTCGACAAGAACGACACACCAGAAAAGCGATCGATTTTGCAGGTTCATCCCCGGGGCAACCCGAACAACCCACTGACCGGGGTCTTTGCCTGCCGTGCTCCGGTCCGCCCGAATTTGATCGGCTTGACGCTTTGCAAAATCCTTCGTGTCGAAGAGAACGTCGTGGAAATTGAAGATATCGATGCCTTTGACGGAACGCCGGTTCTGGACTTGAAACCGTTCACGCCTGGACTGGATACCGGAAAGGATGTGCGTGTTCCAGAGTGGGCGGGTCCACCGGCACCCCGCGGCTAG
- a CDS encoding beta-L-arabinofuranosidase domain-containing protein: MLVSTPRHILVLTLALTLPRIMAGLSLGQERVSTEFKVIDRPPAELGIHHYPANRPPLLPSPLVKLPVGAVRAEGWLKTQLELEADGFIGHLHELSRFLAPEGNAWLDPHGEGDRSFWEEVPYWLKGYGDLAYLLERPEMIAEARRWIEPTLQGQREDGWLGPRRNLEMINSPRGKKPDVWPNMIMLHVLQSYYEYTQDQRVIEAMRRYFQWELRQPDEDFLLPYWQAMRASDNLVSVYWLYNLTGDKFLLELAEKIHRCGARWDQGVINWHGVNIAQGFRAPGIFYQQAGDLKLLQRAYDNYREVRERYGQVPGGLYGADENCRPGYSDPRQAAETCAMVEMMYSCELLVRVSGDPLWADRCEDVAFNSLPASMTPDLKALRYLTSPNLAVSDASSKAPGVQNSGPMFLFDPYGHRCCQHNVSHGWPYFTEHLWMAAPGDGLAAVLYAPSRVKARVGQKGVEIQISEKTLYPFDGTIELNMQTPEPVEFPLYLRIPTWCRAAEVKVHSGKHDEAFQYNASQGGHWIVLRRIWQSGDGVTLQLKREVTITRWERNQNSISVNYGPLTFALKFNERYVRHGGTDKWPAWEIYPENEWNYGLVIDWENPEGSFAVVSRPWDGVSQPFTPEAAPIVIKAKGQKIPQWKLDEFGLVAPLQPSPARGEGPVVDLDLIPMGCGRLRISAFPVIGEGSDAVIWKEPRKPPHQASHCFSGDTVAALSDGLEPKHSFDQDIPRFTWWPHRGSEEWVTYEFDAPRAVSRVAVYWYDDTGHGQCRVPEQCRVEWWDGENWQPVRPQAQCGVEKNQYNELVFDPVKTTRLRLLVKLQPGFSAGILEWKVE; encoded by the coding sequence ATGCTGGTCAGCACGCCGCGGCATATTCTCGTCCTTACCTTGGCACTCACATTACCGCGCATCATGGCGGGCCTTAGCTTGGGCCAGGAACGCGTATCAACCGAGTTTAAAGTGATTGACCGCCCGCCTGCGGAGCTGGGAATCCATCACTATCCGGCGAATCGACCACCGCTCCTTCCCAGCCCGCTGGTGAAGCTTCCCGTGGGGGCTGTGAGGGCGGAAGGATGGCTAAAAACTCAACTGGAATTGGAGGCCGACGGCTTCATCGGCCATTTGCACGAATTGAGTCGATTTCTCGCTCCGGAAGGAAATGCCTGGCTGGATCCACATGGGGAAGGCGATCGTAGCTTTTGGGAAGAAGTTCCCTACTGGCTCAAAGGATATGGTGATCTGGCTTATCTTCTGGAAAGGCCTGAGATGATCGCTGAGGCCCGGCGGTGGATTGAACCCACACTCCAGGGTCAGCGGGAGGACGGATGGCTTGGTCCGCGACGGAATCTCGAGATGATCAATTCACCGCGCGGTAAGAAACCGGACGTGTGGCCCAACATGATCATGCTCCATGTCCTCCAGTCCTACTACGAATACACCCAGGATCAACGCGTCATCGAGGCGATGCGGAGATACTTTCAATGGGAACTTCGCCAACCCGACGAAGATTTTCTCCTTCCGTACTGGCAGGCCATGCGGGCAAGCGACAATTTGGTCAGTGTCTACTGGCTGTACAACCTGACAGGTGACAAATTTCTCCTCGAGTTGGCTGAAAAAATTCACCGCTGTGGTGCCCGCTGGGACCAAGGAGTCATTAACTGGCACGGCGTCAATATTGCCCAGGGATTCCGTGCACCGGGCATATTTTATCAGCAGGCCGGGGACTTAAAACTCCTCCAGAGGGCTTACGATAACTACCGCGAAGTTCGCGAGCGTTACGGACAGGTCCCTGGAGGGCTTTATGGCGCAGACGAGAATTGCCGGCCGGGATACAGCGATCCTCGCCAGGCTGCGGAAACCTGCGCCATGGTGGAAATGATGTATTCCTGCGAGTTGCTCGTTCGGGTCAGCGGTGATCCGCTTTGGGCCGACCGATGTGAGGATGTTGCGTTTAACTCGCTGCCGGCCTCGATGACGCCGGATCTGAAGGCCCTCCGCTATCTCACGTCGCCCAATCTCGCGGTGTCCGACGCATCCAGCAAAGCTCCAGGCGTTCAAAACTCGGGGCCGATGTTTTTGTTTGACCCGTACGGTCATCGCTGCTGCCAGCACAATGTCTCTCACGGCTGGCCGTATTTCACAGAGCACCTCTGGATGGCGGCTCCAGGCGATGGATTGGCAGCAGTGCTCTATGCCCCCAGCCGGGTTAAAGCACGCGTGGGGCAAAAGGGTGTGGAGATTCAAATTTCCGAGAAAACGCTTTATCCGTTTGATGGAACCATCGAGCTAAATATGCAGACGCCTGAACCCGTGGAGTTTCCGCTTTACTTGCGGATTCCTACGTGGTGTCGCGCGGCGGAGGTCAAGGTTCACTCCGGGAAGCACGATGAGGCATTCCAGTACAACGCTTCTCAGGGCGGTCACTGGATTGTTTTGCGGCGAATCTGGCAGTCGGGCGATGGGGTAACCCTCCAACTCAAACGCGAAGTGACTATCACGCGCTGGGAGAGGAATCAGAACAGCATTTCAGTAAATTATGGGCCGTTGACGTTTGCCCTGAAGTTTAATGAGCGTTATGTTCGCCATGGCGGTACAGACAAATGGCCTGCCTGGGAAATCTACCCTGAAAACGAATGGAACTATGGCTTGGTGATTGACTGGGAAAACCCAGAAGGAAGTTTTGCAGTGGTCTCTCGCCCTTGGGATGGTGTTTCCCAACCATTTACACCGGAAGCCGCTCCGATTGTCATAAAAGCCAAAGGTCAAAAAATTCCACAATGGAAGCTGGATGAATTCGGATTGGTCGCCCCGCTTCAGCCCAGTCCGGCGCGAGGCGAGGGACCGGTGGTCGATCTAGATCTGATTCCGATGGGTTGCGGCCGACTGCGGATCAGTGCGTTTCCGGTAATTGGGGAAGGCTCGGACGCCGTCATCTGGAAGGAGCCTCGCAAACCGCCCCATCAAGCGTCCCATTGCTTTTCGGGCGACACCGTTGCTGCTCTGAGCGATGGTTTGGAACCGAAGCACTCTTTTGATCAGGATATCCCGCGCTTTACCTGGTGGCCCCATCGCGGAAGCGAGGAATGGGTCACTTACGAATTTGATGCCCCGCGTGCAGTTTCCAGGGTAGCCGTCTATTGGTACGACGACACGGGCCACGGCCAGTGCCGTGTTCCAGAGCAGTGCCGTGTGGAATGGTGGGATGGAGAGAATTGGCAACCCGTCAGGCCGCAGGCACAGTGTGGTGTGGAAAAGAATCAATACAACGAGCTTGTTTTTGATCCCGTGAAAACCACCCGACTGCGTCTGCTCGTCAAGCTCCAGCCTGGGTTTTCTGCGGGAATTCTTGAATGGAAAGTGGAGTGA